Genomic DNA from Lactuca sativa cultivar Salinas chromosome 8, Lsat_Salinas_v11, whole genome shotgun sequence:
ataaaagttttcaagtatataAAAGCACCATTAATCTCATTATAAGTACATAAACTAACTATGGAATCCTTAATTCCATTATATGTTTCTCAAATTGCCCTTTAAGTCAAAACAATCACTAGATCTAGAACTTCACTAGAATTCCTTCATGTTAATGTTCCAATAACATATCTAGAGTGTTAATTAATGTTCATGAATGTTGTTCACTTATTAGATGTCAATCACTATGTAATTATGCACAGAtttcctaaaatgcccttatgacCAAATATTCCACACATTCAACTAAGCATCATTAAAGTCCTTATGTTTTTGCATTCAAATCATGTTATTAGTATCAACTCATGTTTATGAGTATCATATACTTATCAAATGCTCACATACAACGAATTCTATTGTTTCCATTCCAATTTCTACAAAATTAATACAAATCCATGTTTATACTTGATTCTACCATCATGGatgaatttgagcattctaattggTTATTGGATTTGTTACTATTAAATATCATCTAGGTCATAGGATCCAATCCCATTTGATCATCAATTATAATATCTCTAAATTAGATTTCTAGGGTTCATGgagtttttttttccaaatcatCAAATCCATCAATGAGATGGTTGGATTGTGGTCAGAACCATGAAACCCACTCAATGGAGGTTAGAAAACCAAATCCTAATCATTTGTTGTAGCCAAATTCGATATTGAGGTTCAACCCCAATCATAAACTCAAAAATAGAGTTAGAGTTGGATGATTTATACCTTCTTAGCCTTTAATTACTTCTCTTCTTTGCTTGAATGTTTCACAACTCCACTTGGATCAAACCCTATATACCAAAGAGCGAAGAGTCACCATTTACCTATCCCCTTCTCCTAATCTTGTTCTTCCCAAGCATATGAGAGAGCAGACCCATTAACTAGCTTTGAACTTTCCCAACTtatcatttttggtccttttttgcataagctctttcaaaataactccaAACTAACTTTGAAGCTTTAGTTAACTTCCAAAATGCTCCCCCTCCATCCTAATCTTCACAAACATAGTCCAAGTTATTAGTTTGGTCAAATCTATAGTCAAACTAAGTTTCACCCATTTGTCACAAATGCCCCTTTAACTTTTAAGATGTTATGATGTTCACTTATAACTTTCTAAACTTCATATCTACTAATGATATGATTATCCCTTGATGAtttattatttactttattaatttAAGAACGTAGTCATAATATAGAGGATGTAACAGTaaatgtgtgtgtgtctatatatatatatatatatatatatatatatatatatatatatatatatatatatatatattcagaacaTAACCaaattataaaacatatcatcaaaaagtacataaaaataaaccatgaatattaaatgacatgTTCATAAATGAACATAAATTATTTTCATGTGTTACGTGTtactattatgtgttatatatatatatatatatatatatatatatatatatatatatatatatatatatatatatatatatatatatatatatatatatcaattgttAAGCATAGAATCTGTTAGTTATCCTGAAACATCCCGAGATTTTTGCAGGTATTTCTGAACCCTCCTCTATCATTACCTTGTCATTTATAGTCCTTGGGGTTGGAAGTGTAGAGCCAAGATAAGTTTAAGGGGCAAAGTTGCAACCTTGGGCCAAGAAGGAGTGTGTTGCgcgtacataagagtacgttaAGTGTATTAAGGTCTGccttagtacgttgggtgtaaacttgtgtacgttgggcgtactaatgtcaggatgaaaccctaatatttagggtttgggggctATATAAGTAACATTATGAGCACCTTCCCTTCCCTTACCCCAGCCTCCACTGCTTAGAgtcgttttccccaaaccctagccatttccttgagagtttgagcttatTGAGTGTTTTAAGAAGAAGTGTTGCGTCAAGGAGTTAGAGAAAaagatcaagcttgtagatctgaagttgggtTGTGCcttagaagctccagaaggtaaaaagcttcaaactttatgcatatatgtatagatcttgCCATTTTTCTTTaaagaaccatttcttgtcctaaaaagtcccaagatggtgcaTGGTGTGATTTGGACAAAAAGAACTATCCTTCTAGACTCTTGAAGGGgccttgagtgataaaaatgaggtcccaacaACTAAATGTGTCCCATGCATGGAgtaagaaggtcttaatggagtaAGACCAAGTATTAAGAGCTttttggacgtccaaagtgataaagtttgtgactttatgggTCCTAGGCACGTTAGGTCACTAGATCTAAAGtgtgggcttaagtgcttaagccattaagcacttattagggttttggcaAAACCccatgtacacccaacgtactgggTCAACCACCTCGATGGTAGTCAACATCtggacgagtacgccccgcgtacgtcctCTGTTGGGCCTTTGACATTTAGGCTTCGAGTTTTGGACTATTTATGGGCTaattggatttgggcctttgctGGACTTTATGAATAAGATGTTTTGGGCCAAGTTTTGGATATTGGATCTTGGGATTAGGCCCAATTAGGGCTTTGCATTAGAACTTTCAAGGCTATGGACCtggtattgggccttggcccaataaagAGAATGTACATGATGGATGGTGTGGACACTTAGTCAAGACTGTAATGTTGATTATTGACTTGatatttattatgtgatagttcgggatttccGGTGAGACATCGATCAGAGGTTTACGGTACTTCGGCACTActtgcaaggtgagttacctcactatactaaggggtctaaggcactaaggtcggcccattggatatgataTCCTAGAAGTTGGTAGTATactgagtatgagttagtgttgcatgctagttgttatgccagttaggtagatctgtaggactacctgtagtcagtgttgtaaaaatcccgactaggtcccaattaatctccgattaatccctaggcgctacctGACCGATTAGAGGGCGTCTAGCGATTAATCCCTGCATACACAATGAGTGAAACAGTAGAACCCAAtaaaattttaacactttgaagaagttatatctcaataTAAACTATTTAaggtattattattcttttattaatcatattaacctattttgttatgatattagtggtatttatgaacttttatatgatgttagtcatatttaatgtttaaaaattcaacaaattagcatttaatggtctccgattaatccccTGATTAATCTCTGCCTAGCCGATTAATTCCTTAACcctagtccaccgactagctaacgtcaagcgatttttacaacattgcctgtagtattatgtgattatctgtatgtgtattagttgtgttatatgtcgacatattatgtgggatgggttgaggtgatactgctccgtgcagtaaccaacaaacccgggagcattccatgtacgagctgagggccaggtggggcatgccagactcgtactgtgggctcgggggcattccagatacgagctgagctCGATGAcaatccagatgtgagttgtgggcccggaaggcaatccagactcacactgtgggcctatGGGTAGTCCACTCTGTTAAGCTATGGACCCAATACATGCTGTTATTTATATATGAGTTATGTGAAGTGTGTCGacattttgggggaactcactcagCCTCGgacttatagtttttagtttattgtttcaggtacatcaggggatcgcggaaAGGCAAATgtatgatcgtacaactcctcatatttatgtttatgtttccgggatactctgatattatacattttgaaaacaagttttgtaatgattaatggttttgaaaggtttttaaaagtttaaatctgacatgatttttatgggtgttacagatcAAATGTAAATATAAGCATGATAACGTAATATTCCTATTGGCTTGCAATCGTATCTTAATTTCTTAGGTTTAACAACCTATCTTATGGTAAATCATATGACCTTATCCTAAGTAGGTATTTTTACTTAAGCCTTACACATATTATGTTTAGGTTTGAGTTTTAACACCTAACTTGCTTAAATTATGACTCTGATAATAACTTGTAACATTCTACCTTTTATATCATAATCGGTGCATCCTAAAGATAGGGTAAAGTACGTTTGGGTTGTCTTTTACATGGTGTTTAATCTTATAATTTTTGTGAAACGTATGGATCTATTTATAAATTTGCTATTAAACATGGATCATTTTTTTAACTTTATGaaacatagggaccatttatgttatTTATTTGTTAGGCATGGGTCATTTATGTAATAATATGTAAGTTCCTTGTTAggaagggaccatttatgtaacttTATGAAACATAGAAACCATTTGTGTAAATTCTCTAATATGCATGTCCATTTATGTAATTCTATGAAACACAGTACCAACTTTATAATCCTACTCCTAATAAAACAAACCTCTTTAGCCACGTGTCCATTCAGTAAACCTTATTCACCATCAACTAAAATTACCACTTTACCCTTCTATTCTTTAATCTTAAAATTACTCTTCTTTCTTCTAAAATCTCGCTTCCTAAATCGTAACATTGATAGGATattcaaattttgaaatatgAAACTGGTACCATCCCCAAATCTGGGTACAATCGACAATCATCTCTTTTTTCTTCCCTGATCCACGATATCTCATTCTCTTCTTACAGTTACCCTCTCTCCGATGCTTATCTCGCTTGAATATATTCTACACTATATATTGAACTTGAGATTAAGAGAAATGAAGTGAAAGGTAAAATGATACGATtctgtgttttttttttaaagaaagatgTTCATCTTTGGTTTTTCCTGATTCATGTTCCATTATGGCATATTtatttgatgtttttgttttgatttttgttttatgtTCTTGTAAATCCGGTTTGGTCAATCAATATGCTAAGCCTCGATTGGTTCCACCCGATTTCAAGTTTGTTGAACCGTTTTCTTTCGATTAGACTTAGGCTTTATTTGATGAATCATGAGTTTTAATCTGTAGGGTCGACTATTGGCAAGATAGCATCATCTCTCTTTGTTTGTAAGTTATAGTTATATTTCATAATGCAGGACAATTGTTCGATGATTTGCCCAAATGAAAAACTTTGATGTGTATGGTATCACAAAATGTTATATTTGTCTCCTTTGGTGTTTCTTTTTAACCTAGAATACCATGATAGTTTAGTCTTgcaattttattttagtttttatctTAATAAAAAAGTTATGGAAAAGAGAGCCCCTTTAAACATCAGCATTTACATGTTCTTGTGAGTTAATACTTCAATTTTTGATGTTATTGGTTGAACCATTATGCTACAGATCATGATACTATGATGGAAACTATGATGTGAAGATGATAGTCGAAGGTCCTTTTGATACCTTCAAGAACAAGCTTGCAGTCAACCTTTCTGCCAATAATGACTTTGGTTGATAAAAAATGTGAATTAATAGTTAAGCATTAATGAAATCCAAGTGTGTGGCTTATGGATATAAAAAGGGAAAAAAAAAGGAACTTGATGAATGCCTCCTGATCAGTTTCACTATCAAAAAACGTTGAATATGGAAGgtttatatgtggtattttacaAATACTAGATTTGGTGGAAAGGAATACTTACAAATTTTTTGATAAAGAGTTGAAGGGCTTTAGGAGTaaatgtttgatttttaatttatgtCAAAAAATGGCAATTTTATCAAGGTGGTTGGATTGGTTTACTACGGAAGGGCTTTTTGgtctttttttgaaaaattctatTGGAAAGTGTTATATTCACAGTTAAGGAGTTTATGGGGTTGGTCTCTTTCCTTTGCCAACTTAATTCGAAAATGAAGGGTATAATTAGTATTTTATAAACACTAGAGTTGGTGTGACAAAAACTGAAGTAGGATGCTAAAGTTATCAATGGAacgaaagtataatgttatttatttaattaggttAATAATGGTAAAATGTTCAAAGTAATGAAAATGCAATATAATTTTGAAAAGGTCAAATGCAAGAAAGTACAATGTCGTTTCCTAGGTTTGTGTAAGGGTTGAATGCAAGAAATGAAAGTAATTTTGTGGTAAGTGAATAGTTATGCACTTGTGTGGCTATTATAGCagcaaattttatattttttttatgttaatttttcTTATTAGAAAGATTTTTGTAGTAAACAGATGGAATCAAAGAGAAAGAAAATGAAAGTTAATCAAGACAAAATGTGTGCTTTTTGTCGAATCTTAGAGTTGATTTTCTATTTTAAGAatgtttactatatatatatatatatatatatatatatatatatatatatatatatatatatatatatatatatatttggattgatactttattatttaaaccATTTAATGGGTTATTAACAAAACTaactaaaaaagaaataaataaataaaacatctacGTATCTACTAAAATAACTGCTTGCAAATAAATGATTAATATTATgcctttttaaaattttaatgttgcttgattttgtaatttattgtgttctatttatttatgtttattacaCTAccgttatatttatttttttgtataaaaatatcattttcatgattgattgtgttttttatattttattcaaACTTATATTGCATTGTACAAAATCATAATTTTATTAAAACTCAATACATACGGAATGTATATCAGATATTCAAAAGACACTattcaaaataatatatattaagtTTAACTAATCATTATAAACTTATATATAAGGCTTATATCGttgtaatttaataaaattttgtaaatttttgattttttattatcattttaaatTATCAATAATATTTTTCCTTTTTTCCCGTAGTTTACAGGTTTTAACCTAATATTTCAATTAAGCTGAGACCATTTAGTTTTTTTGTGAAATGAAgggatatttttttagttttttaaatatAAGGACAATAAATTCATTACTTGAAagagaccatttatgtaattttatgaaacttaaagaCCATTTCTATACTTTTCCAATTAAGCAAGGACCATTTTATAAATATTGCCGACTTCCTAAAATCCCCCGAAATTTTACATTTGCCGAtatcaaaaaaatataaacaaagtcCTTTTACATAGTGTTTaatcttaaaaaaattaaaaaattaaataaaaaagggTTTGTAATCACCAATTAATTTCATCCACGTATCCTGTTTCAACGTGTGAAGTTGTCCTTGATTATTTGTGCAGAAACTTCTAGTTCTAGCAATCGACTCCACTCTCTCGCAAGATCTCGCCATATCACTGAAAGATAAGAGGTACGTTACCATTGGATCGAGTTGATTCCTATTTTATCTGATGTAATCTTTTGATTTAATACGATCTTTTGTTACTCTATCAGCTCGTTCatgtttttgattttgattttgattttgactgATTGAAGCACTGTGTGAACTTTATTGAAGGTAATTGTTGAATCCTTTTTTAAAGAACATCAGTCGATCTGTAAATCTGTTAATGTGATTACGAATTACCAAAATTAAGTTGACAATACAGTACGTGTTATTGAAATTACTTAGGGTTTGCAAGGTTCCATAAAGGAATTTGATTGAGAAGAACATTTTCTTGAATCCCTTTTCTTTTTTATTGAGATGCAGCAGCAACATCGTATAATATTTATGCTAATAAATGTTGATTCAAATTCAGTTGCATCTTGAATCTGAGGATTAGAATCACAAAAGTAATTTTGCAATTTTCAGTATCCTCTCTTTTAGAATCCATCTACAATTGGGTGTTTAATTGTTTTCTTGGTTGATTAATTATTATCAGGACTTTTTGATTTCTTCTGTTTCATGTTCGTCTACTTCTCTACCCATCTAATTTGGTGTAAAAGACTTTGTAGTTGTTTTTGCCTTTTATTCTACTCTTTTATATATGTAGATCAAGGCAAATCACAACCTTTTGATACATATATTGGTTATTTATGTACATGTTAATGACTAATGAATGATCTTTTGAATTTGGCAGATTTGGATATGACTCTAGAACATATTGTTGAAGTTACAGGCCTTTCCCCTAGGGCTACGGATCAAGATGTTTACAATTTCTTTGCTTTTTGTGGCGCGATTGAACATGTTGATATTGTCAGGTGATTTCATTTTCTTAAATTTATTACTATGTGAATTGAGTTAAGTTAACAACTCTTTTGGTGTAGTTAGTAAATAGAACTATAACCTATCAAGTAAAAGTTAATAGTTATGAAAGGGAAAGGAAAAATAATGTATATACTTAAGCTAAGAAAGGGAAAATGACAAAACAAGTCCCTATACCACACAAGTATAATCTAATTAGACATTTTTTTTATCTAACAGGGCGGGGGAATACGCGTGTACGGCTTACGTAACCTTTAAGGACGCGTACGCTCTAGAAACAGCTGTCTTACTTAGTGTAAGTTCTTCTTATGTGGTCACATCATGACATTAAAACAACAATCATTAAACCTTAatattttcaaactcttttagGGAGCCACACTTTTGGATCAAACCGTTTGCATAACGCGATGGGGGCAAGATGTGGACGAACCCGAGTTTTGGAACCAACAGTCGTTTTCACATGATGACGGGAGTAGTTCAAACGTAACATATCTTTCTCTTTATCTACAAAAATATTcattaaatataaaactgtaaaaaCACGTCCCACATGGATAAAAGAGCAAGACAGATTATAAGAGCATCTCCAGTGACAGCTGCTTCTTCTGTTTTTTGGGTTAAAAAAAGCTTTTTAACATTGGGGTAGCCTTTTTCACTCTTTATGCTCTTATTTGACAAGATTAATCAAATAACCACTATTTTTTTTCGTTCACAAAACACCATTGATTTAAGAAAGTACCAACAAAAGGTAAGCAACTCGAACTTTTTGTtcacaaaatatttttatttttatagtttttaatgGTATTTTGTGAATGGAACGTTCCGGTTGTTTATCTATAAAACATTGGTGTTTTGTAAAAGAACAAATAGCCTTTTTTACTCATTTATGACATTAATCCTCTTTTtgggtttttatttattttaccttGCTAGTTGTTTTAATATGTTGTAATaacatattaaaatataaattctaactaaaaatgcaaaataaaatatcCACAAATGTAaccacaattttttttaaaactactaAAATTAACAATATACTCATACCAGCGTTTCAAAAAGCTTattaagtctttttttttttttaagattctTCCAAATATAccctttattaattataaaataaaaaactcgATCTTCTACATccccttttatgtcattttagaTATTTTAGCTAGCTTGTCAGTTAGTTTACCAAACTTTGTTTTTTTACCTGCCAGCAGCTAGCTTTTCAGTTAGTTCACCAAACATAGTCTtagtattttaattaaatttctaATATATCAATTTGTACAAGTTAAAATTGGTGGGACAACTGTCATTATCAACTGTCTACTGTCAATTATCAACTGTCTACTGGGTTACAAATACAATCTCTCTATCAATCATGACAGATACACGCAGACCAATACGCATACACAGCTGGCGAAGCGGTGACATTAGCTCAAGATGTGGTGAAAACGATGATAGCGAAAGGCTACATTTTAGGCAAAGATGCTCTCGGAAAAGCCAAACAATTCGATGAGTCACATCAGGTTTCCGCCAGTGCGGCGGCAAAAGTGGCGGAGTTGAGTGAGCGGATGGGGTTGACCGACAAGGTGTTTGCCGGAGTTGAGGCGGTCCGGTCGGTTGACCAAAAGTATCATATATTGGATACAACTAAATCGGTTGTGTCGGCCACCGGAAGGACGGCGGCTGCCGCCGCTACTACGGTGGTTAATAGTAGTTATTTTTCAAAAGGCGCTCTTTGGATGTCGGGTGCTTTGAGTAGGGCGGCGCAAGCGGCGGCGGATTTGGGGTCTCATGGGATTAGCAAGTGAAGTGAAGTGGTCGGTGGGTTTTCCTTGttcttgttctttttttttttttttttttttttttttgttaaaagaaGTTGGAGTATTGTAGTTTGTATAGGTATGCACTAAACTTTAAAactattgtttttattttaagttttataAATAATTGATATATTAAATATGATAGGAAAAATTAGAATAAGAGTAAGGTTTTCGAAATAAACAATTTGTTTTGTAGATGATTGAATATATTGAGCGAGTTTTTAGACTTTTTTTTAATGAGTTATAAATATAATAGAACTTTAATGGaccattttttttatatgaaGTGGATGAAATTGGTATATGAAAAAAGAATGAAGTGCATGTGAAAGTAATATTAGTCTCAATTTTGTAACATAAAGCTTGAATTATTGGTGGGTTTGTTTCCTCACATGATCTGGATGACTCATGCTacatttaaatttttatattgaTGAACTCGCCGACTCATATTTAGTATAGGGATGTAAGTTATAATTTGTTGTTTCTGTTGTAAACGTTGAAAGCTACTTAAAATGAAGAAATGTATCAAAAAGATCGTGATGCTTTAGAGAGGTCTAATTGCATAAAGTAAGGATTTATCGAAATCCAACATTAGTGTTTAAGTAATATACCTTTTGTTGTCTACTTTAGCGAAAAGCAGGTATTCCAtctgttttaaacttttaatgtgACAATGATAATCATTGTGCAACTGTGATACTTAGCAAAATTGCAAGCATTATATCTAAGGGTTATAAAACAAACCAACCAAATGGGTTAGCAAACCATTAGGTGGAAagttcctttatatttatttatttaataaataaatgaacAAGAACAAGTTTTTTGTTCATTTAGTTAAATAAATGACATATGTCAGCATCTATCGTCTGTGTTTGTGAACATTCATTTATATTTGTTCGTTTATGTTCAAAGAGACATTGCAAAGTACGATCTACATATCGGTTGTGTTGTAAACTTAAACAAATGAACATGAACAAACTCTTGTTCGTGTTCATTTTTACAACACTTAATATACATGCgtgacaactttttttttttttttaagtattatCTCAAAATAAGTATCTAGCTCATGAGCTCATGAGTTTAGGTTGTAAAATCATGAATAAAACCACATCCCTGTTCATGAGTTTAGGTTGTAAAATCGTGAATAAAACCACATCCCCATTCACTTTCATTTGTCCACCTTACGTACTTGATGTTGAAGTCATGTGTAAACTTTGAGGAGTAGAAACTCTCTTGTGAATATAATGGTTTTTGAGAACATAGGTACATCAACAAAATAT
This window encodes:
- the LOC111896124 gene encoding binding partner of ACD11 1, which codes for MTLEHIVEVTGLSPRATDQDVYNFFAFCGAIEHVDIVRAGEYACTAYVTFKDAYALETAVLLSGATLLDQTVCITRWGQDVDEPEFWNQQSFSHDDGSSSNIHADQYAYTAGEAVTLAQDVVKTMIAKGYILGKDALGKAKQFDESHQVSASAAAKVAELSERMGLTDKVFAGVEAVRSVDQKYHILDTTKSVVSATGRTAAAAATTVVNSSYFSKGALWMSGALSRAAQAAADLGSHGISK